In Acidobacteriota bacterium, the DNA window GTACGCGTTCAACTTCGGCCTCGTGACGTCGGTCAACGCGAACTACGCGGACGGCCGCGCGATGTCGGTTCGCGGCTACGCGCGCCCCGGCTACAGCCAGGAGCGCTACTACATGGCGCGCGGCAGCTTCGACACGCTCCCGTCCACGTACAACGTCGACCTGCACCTCGAGTGGGGCATCCGGCTCGGCGCCGTCACCCTCACCCCGGTCGTCGACGTCTTCAACCTGACGAACTTCCAGGGCGTCACGTCGCGTGACGAGGTCTTCTGCACGTCGTCCACCACGGGCGGCACGGGCTGCAATGCGGTCCTGGCCTCGACGGGCAAGCAGCGCAAGGAAGGCCCGTACACGAACGCAAACGCCGGGAACCCGAACTTCAACCGCGACATCGCCTGGGTGGGCCCGCGGGTGCTCCGGCTCGGAGCCCGCGTCTCGTTCTAGGATTCCTTCCCGGTTAGACTCGAGGGGAAGCCGAAAGGCTTCCCCTCTTTTTTTTCGCCATGAGACGCGCCTTCTCCTTCCTCTGTGGAGCCCTGCTCCTGACGGCCGCGGCGGTGCCCCTCTGCGCCGCGAGACCGGCGCCTCCGGCCGCGCGCCCGCCCCGCGTCATCGTCGTGGGCTGGGACGGCGCCGACTGGAGCCTCCTCGATCCGCTGCTCGCGTCCGGGCGGCTCCCGCACCTCAAGGCTCTCCTCGAAAAGGGCGCGCAGGCCCGCCTCGAGACGTACCGGCCCCGCGCCTCGCCGCTCCTCTGGACGACGATGGCCACGGGCCTGACGCCGCCGGAGCACGGCGTCGTGGATTTCCAGGAATTCGACGTCGCGACCGGATCGTCCCTGCCCGTCTCGGGCCGCTCGCGCACGGGCCCCGCGATCTGGAACGTGGCCTCCGCGAAGGGGCTGACCTCGGGCGTGGTCGGCTGGTGGGCCACGTGGCCCGCCGAGGCGGTGAAGGGGTTCTTCATCTCCGACCGGGCGTCGCCGGTTCTCTTCGATGCCGCGACGCTCTCGCAGTCTCCCGGCCTCACGTGGCCGCCCGACCTGGCCGACGGCGTCCGCCTTCTCGGCCGCCGCGAGGGGAGCCCGGGGTACGAGGACGTCGCGAAATTTCTCCACGTCTCCCGCGCCGCGTTCGACGCGTCGGTTGCGGCCGGCCGCGATCTCGACGACGAGGTGACGGGGTTCCGGAAGATCCTCGGCTCGACGCGCGTCTACGCGAGGACCGCGCTCGACCTCTACGACCGCAGCAAGCCCGACCTCCTCATGCTCTACCTCGAGGGCACCGACGAGATCGGGCACGTCCTCGGCAAGTACAACCCGCCGCTCCTTCCGGGCGTCGACCGGGACGAGTTCGAGAAGTACAGGGACGCCGTGGCCCTCTTCTACGCGGAGTGCGACCGGATCCTCGGCGAGCTGGCCGTGCGCGCGGAGAGGGACGGCGCGACGCTCGTGCTCGTCTCCGACCACGGCTTCAAGTGGGGCGCGGACCGGCCGGTGCTCGTATCGTCGGTCCGGGCCGAGACGGCGTACCTCTGGCACGAGCCGTGGGGCGTCTTCGTCCTCGCGGGCCCGGGGGCCGCGCACGCGAAGGAGCGGCGGACCGTCAACGTGTTCGACGTCGCGCCGATCCTCTGCCGCCTCCTCGGCCTGCCGCCCGACGTCCGGATGAAAGGGAAGATCCCCGCCGGCCTCCTGACGGCGGCAGCCCCGGCCGCGAAGCCGGCCGTCGCATGGGACAAGGCGTTCAAGGTCGAGCGCGCGGCCATCACGCGCAACCTCGCCGCCGAGAAGAAGGCGGGCGAGGAGTTCGCGAAGAAGCTCGTCTCGCTCGGCTACCTCTCGGGCTCGTCGGCTCAGGCGCCGGTCGCCGCGGGCTCCGGCACGGGCGACGTGCGGATGACGCCGTACGGGGTCGCGAACATCGGCGTCTTCTATGCGGAGAGCGGGCGCGTGAAAGAGGCCATCCCCTGGTTCGAGAAAGCGGTCGCCGCGGACCCGAAGGCTCCGACGCTCCGGACGAACCTCGCGGACGCCTGGGAGAAACTCGGCCGAATGGAAGCCGCCGACGCCGAGGCCCTCAAGGCCCTCGAGCTCGGCGGAGAGGACGCCAACGACCTTTTCCTCGCGCGGGTCGTGAAGCGCATGGAATCGGGGAACGCGCCCGCGGCGATCGCCCTCCTCGAGAAGGCGACGCGGCAGGTGCGTCCCGCCCGGCCGCAGCTGCAGGACGCGCTCGGCCGCCTCTACTTCGACCGTCGCCGTTGCGTGGAAGCGCAGCGCGTGTTCGAGGAGCTCTCCGTCTCGACGCCGCAGGATCCCGGCGCCTGGCTCATGCTCGGCCGCACGCGCCGCTGCACGGGCGACGCCTCCGGCGCGCGCGCCGCTCTCGACCGCGCCGCGCGCCTCGGCGGCAACCCCGCCGCGATTGCGCGCGAAATGGAAGCCCTCGGAGGCCCTCGCTGATGCCGACCGTCCGCCGCCTCGTCGCCCTTCTGCTCGCCGCCGCGCTGCCCGCGCTCTCGGCGCCCCCCGCAAAGACCGCGGCGCCCGCGCCGAAGAAGGCCCGCGTCGTCCTCGTGGGCTGGGACGGCGCGGACTGGAAGTACCTCGACCCGCTGCTGAAGGCGGGCACGCTCCCGAATCTCGCGGCCCTCGTCGCGAAGGGCCGGACGTGGAACCTCGACACGTACCAGCCGATGGCTTCGCCGCTCGTCTGGACGACAGTCGCCACGGGCCGCACCCCCGTGGACCACGGCGTCACGGACTTCCAGGAGCTGGACCCGAAGACGGGCGTGCGCCTCCCGATCTCGGGCCGGTCGCGCCGCGTTCCCGCGATCTGGAACCTCGCCTCGGCGAAGGGCCTCACCGTGGGCGTCGTGGGCTGGTGGGCGACGTGGCCCGCGGAAAAGGTGAACGGTTTCCTCGTCTCGGACCGCGCCGCGCCGGTCCTCTTCGACCCCGAGTCGCTCGCGCGCTCGCCCGCGGTCGCGTGGCCGGAGGGGCTCGGCGACGGCGTGCGGATGATCGGCCGCCGCGAGGGCAGCCCGCCGTACGAGGACGTCGCGAAGGCTCTCCACGTCTCGCGTGCCGAATTCGACGCGGCCGTCGCCGCGAAGAAGGACCTCGCGGATCCCATCACGGGCTTCCGCAAGATCCTCGGCGTCACGCGCACGATCGCGAAGATCGGCCTCGAGCTCTACGACCGCTCGAGCCTCGACCTCTTCATGGTCTATTTCCAGGGCACGGACGAGATCGGCCACGTCCTCGGGCGCTACGAAGCCCCGAAGCTGCCGGCGGTTTCCGAGGACGACCACCGGAAGTACCGCGACGGCATCGCGGCGATCTACGTGGAAGCCGACCGGGTTCTCGGCGAGCTTGCCGCGCGCGCACAGAAGGACGGCGCGACGCTGATCCTCGCGTCCGACCACGGCTTCCGGCACGGCGCGGACCGCCCGGCGTTCGTGTCCGGGACGCAGTTCGACACGGCGTTCCTCTGGCACGAGCCGCCCGGCATCCTCGCGGCGGCCGGGCCGGGCGTGATCCCCTCTCCAACGAGAGGGAGGGCGAGCGTCTTCGACCTCGCGCCCACTCTCTGCCGTCTCCTCGGCCTTCCGGCGGACCCGGCGTTCGAGGGAAAGCTCGTCCCCGGATTCACCGGCCTTCCGGCGGTTCCGGCGGCGTCCTGGGCGAAGGCCGCGCCGGTGGAGCGCCTCGTGCCCGCGACGAACGCGGCGACCGAAAAGGAAGAGAAGAAGGCCGCCGACGAGTTCACGAAGCAGCTCATCTCGCTCGGTTACCTCACGGGCGCCGAGGCGTCGGCCGTGGACGCGCGGCCCTCGAACCGCGCGGGCACGGAAACCGCGGGCTCGTTCCAGAACGTGGGAACGTTTTTGCGCGACCGCGGAAAGCCCGCGGAGGCCGTCGTCTGGTACCGGAAGGCGCTCGAGGTGAACCCGAAGTCGGCCACGGCCTGGGTGAACCTCGCGACCGGCCTCCACCAGCTGGGGAAGTACGACGAGTCCGACGACGCGCTCCTCGCCGCGATCGCGAACGGCTATCACGACCCGGAAGCCACCGTGTACCGGCGCGTGAAGCTCTACACGGATGCGAAGGGGAAGGACCAGCGCCCGCAGCTCGTCTCCTTCCTGAAGAAGGTCGTCGCGGCGTACCCGAGGGAAGACCGCTACCGCGCCTCGCTCGGAAAGGCGTTCTTCGAGACGGGCGACTGCGCGAGCGCGCGGGAGCTCTTCGAGGAGCTTTCCAGCCGCCCCGCGCCGGAGGTCGAGAACCTGAACCTCCTCGCCCTCACGAGCTGGTGCCTCGGCGACCTCGCGCGCGCGAAGGCCGCCTTCGAGCGCTCGCTCGCGATCAACCCGAACCAGCCGGTCGTGCGCGAGGGCCTCGCGACCATCGAGAAGGGGAGACCGATGCGATGAGCGTCCCGCGAAAGGTCTCGGTCGTCGTGCCCGTTTACAACGAGGAGGCGAACCTCCCGCTGCTTCTCCCGCGGCTCCTGCCGGTCCTCGCGGGCATGGGCCGTCCGTACGAAATCGTCTTCGTGGACGACGGCTCGCGCGACCGCTCGCTCGAGATCCTCAAGGCCGCCGCCGCCGCGAACCCGGGGGCCGTCAAGGTCGTCGAGCTCGTCCGGAACGCGGGCCAGCACATGGCGATCCTCGCGGCCTTCACGGCGACGGACGGCGAGTACGTCATCACGCTGGACGCGGACCTCCAGAACCCGCCCGAGGAGATCCCGAAGGTCGTCGCGGCCATGGACGCCGGACACGACGTCGTCGGGACGATCCGCCAGAACCGGCAGGACACCTTCTTCCGCCGCGCGGCGTCGCGTCTCGTGAACCGGACCACGGCCGCCATCACGGGGATGAGGCTGAACGACTACGGCTGCATGCTCCGCGGCTACCACCGGGACGTCGTGGACGTCATGTCCGCCTCGGACGAGGCCGCGACGTTCATCCCGGCTCTCGCCCAGCAGTACGCCCGGCGGCCGGTGGAGATCCCCGTCGCCCACGCCGAGCGCACGGCGGGCGAGTCGAAGTATTCTCTCTACAAGCTCGTGCGCCTGAACTTCGACCTCATGACCGGCTTTTCCGTCGTCCCGCTGCAGGTCTTCGGGCTGCTGGGCTTCGTGACGGCCGTCTCCGGGGTCGCGTTCGGCGTCTTCCTCCTCGTCCGCCGGATCGTGGTCGGAGCCGAGGTGGACGGCGTGTTCACGCTGTTCGCGCTCGCCTTCGTCGTCATGGGCGTCCTGATGGCCGGAATCGGGATCGTCGGCGAGTACGTGGGCCGCATCTACCAGCAGGTGCGCGGCCGGCCGCGCTTCCTCATCCGGAAGGTGTGGGGGGCGAACTGATGGGCGGCCTCGTCGTCTGCGCGTACTCGGACGTCGGCTACA includes these proteins:
- a CDS encoding alkaline phosphatase family protein: MRRAFSFLCGALLLTAAAVPLCAARPAPPAARPPRVIVVGWDGADWSLLDPLLASGRLPHLKALLEKGAQARLETYRPRASPLLWTTMATGLTPPEHGVVDFQEFDVATGSSLPVSGRSRTGPAIWNVASAKGLTSGVVGWWATWPAEAVKGFFISDRASPVLFDAATLSQSPGLTWPPDLADGVRLLGRREGSPGYEDVAKFLHVSRAAFDASVAAGRDLDDEVTGFRKILGSTRVYARTALDLYDRSKPDLLMLYLEGTDEIGHVLGKYNPPLLPGVDRDEFEKYRDAVALFYAECDRILGELAVRAERDGATLVLVSDHGFKWGADRPVLVSSVRAETAYLWHEPWGVFVLAGPGAAHAKERRTVNVFDVAPILCRLLGLPPDVRMKGKIPAGLLTAAAPAAKPAVAWDKAFKVERAAITRNLAAEKKAGEEFAKKLVSLGYLSGSSAQAPVAAGSGTGDVRMTPYGVANIGVFYAESGRVKEAIPWFEKAVAADPKAPTLRTNLADAWEKLGRMEAADAEALKALELGGEDANDLFLARVVKRMESGNAPAAIALLEKATRQVRPARPQLQDALGRLYFDRRRCVEAQRVFEELSVSTPQDPGAWLMLGRTRRCTGDASGARAALDRAARLGGNPAAIAREMEALGGPR
- a CDS encoding glycosyltransferase, producing the protein MSVPRKVSVVVPVYNEEANLPLLLPRLLPVLAGMGRPYEIVFVDDGSRDRSLEILKAAAAANPGAVKVVELVRNAGQHMAILAAFTATDGEYVITLDADLQNPPEEIPKVVAAMDAGHDVVGTIRQNRQDTFFRRAASRLVNRTTAAITGMRLNDYGCMLRGYHRDVVDVMSASDEAATFIPALAQQYARRPVEIPVAHAERTAGESKYSLYKLVRLNFDLMTGFSVVPLQVFGLLGFVTAVSGVAFGVFLLVRRIVVGAEVDGVFTLFALAFVVMGVLMAGIGIVGEYVGRIYQQVRGRPRFLIRKVWGAN
- a CDS encoding tetratricopeptide repeat protein, producing the protein MPTVRRLVALLLAAALPALSAPPAKTAAPAPKKARVVLVGWDGADWKYLDPLLKAGTLPNLAALVAKGRTWNLDTYQPMASPLVWTTVATGRTPVDHGVTDFQELDPKTGVRLPISGRSRRVPAIWNLASAKGLTVGVVGWWATWPAEKVNGFLVSDRAAPVLFDPESLARSPAVAWPEGLGDGVRMIGRREGSPPYEDVAKALHVSRAEFDAAVAAKKDLADPITGFRKILGVTRTIAKIGLELYDRSSLDLFMVYFQGTDEIGHVLGRYEAPKLPAVSEDDHRKYRDGIAAIYVEADRVLGELAARAQKDGATLILASDHGFRHGADRPAFVSGTQFDTAFLWHEPPGILAAAGPGVIPSPTRGRASVFDLAPTLCRLLGLPADPAFEGKLVPGFTGLPAVPAASWAKAAPVERLVPATNAATEKEEKKAADEFTKQLISLGYLTGAEASAVDARPSNRAGTETAGSFQNVGTFLRDRGKPAEAVVWYRKALEVNPKSATAWVNLATGLHQLGKYDESDDALLAAIANGYHDPEATVYRRVKLYTDAKGKDQRPQLVSFLKKVVAAYPREDRYRASLGKAFFETGDCASARELFEELSSRPAPEVENLNLLALTSWCLGDLARAKAAFERSLAINPNQPVVREGLATIEKGRPMR